Proteins from a single region of Scatophagus argus isolate fScaArg1 chromosome 23, fScaArg1.pri, whole genome shotgun sequence:
- the LOC124054863 gene encoding probable E3 ubiquitin-protein ligase ARI5 isoform X2 — translation MTTQGQEDEKRYDPRDTTLKFVNRPDDLDPLPPDEGDKCLRAEMSCGHAVTPQSLTGWCRSLLDQGQYKFKCPALKKDTLQRCDAVWSYQEVRRLAVLTPEEMQYFEENMCPGCKTYVEREDLTNLNAQCPICTADKKKAYQFCWQCLKPWKGPAPRSDRCDNDGCVNHDLELLKNCKTTALPQVKGVEACPSIRACPTCGHRVEHDKTGCKNIICPRCQVEFCFVCLKLTPECLKTSSYFIPCSDGVAPRQTSIPVWHRN, via the exons ATGACTACTCAGGGTCAGGAGGACGAGAAAAGATACGACCCAAGAGACACGACTCTGAAGTTTGTCAACAGGCCGGATGATCTGGATCCACTAC CTCCAGACGAGGGAGACAAATGTCTTAGAGCGGAGATGTCCTGCGGCCACGCAGTCACCCCACAGTCTCTCACCGGGTGGTGTCGCAGCCTGCTGGATCAG GGTCAGTACAAATTTAAGTGCCCTGCTTTAAAGAAGGACACCTTGCAAAGGTGTGATGCGGTGTGGTCTTATCAGGAGGTGCGCAGGCTGGCAGTGCTGACACCTGAAGAGATGCAGTATTTCGAAGAGAACATG TGTCCTGGGTGCAAAACTTATGTGGAGAGAGAGGACCTGACCAACCTCAACGCGCAGTGCCCAATCTGCACAGCAGACAAGAAGAAGGCCTACCAGTTCTGCTGGCAGTGTCTGAAGCCATGGAAAGGTCCTGCTCCTCGCTCCGACCGCTGCGACAATGACGGCTGCGTCAATCATGACCTGGAGCTTCTCAAGAACTGCAAGACCACCGCCCTCCCTCAGGTGAAGGGGGTCGAGGCTTGTCCCTCCATCCGAGCCTGTCCGACCTGCGGCCATCGAGTGGAGCACGACAAAACTGGCTGCAAGAACATCATCTGTCCTCGCTGCCAGGTTGAGTTCTGCTTCGTGTGTCTGAAGCTCACGCCCGAGTGCCTGAAGACGAGCTCTTACTTCATCCCTTGCAGTGATGGTGTGGCTCCCAGACAGACCTCCATACCCGTGTGGCACAGAAACTAA
- the LOC124054863 gene encoding probable E3 ubiquitin-protein ligase ARI5 isoform X1 has product MTTQGQEDEKRYDPRDTTLKFVNRPDDLDPLPPDEGDKCLRAEMSCGHAVTPQSLTGWCRSLLDQGQYKFKCPALKKDTLQRCDAVWSYQEVRRLAVLTPEEMQYFEENMARIAAVEYCEVQTCPGCKTYVEREDLTNLNAQCPICTADKKKAYQFCWQCLKPWKGPAPRSDRCDNDGCVNHDLELLKNCKTTALPQVKGVEACPSIRACPTCGHRVEHDKTGCKNIICPRCQVEFCFVCLKLTPECLKTSSYFIPCSDGVAPRQTSIPVWHRN; this is encoded by the exons ATGACTACTCAGGGTCAGGAGGACGAGAAAAGATACGACCCAAGAGACACGACTCTGAAGTTTGTCAACAGGCCGGATGATCTGGATCCACTAC CTCCAGACGAGGGAGACAAATGTCTTAGAGCGGAGATGTCCTGCGGCCACGCAGTCACCCCACAGTCTCTCACCGGGTGGTGTCGCAGCCTGCTGGATCAG GGTCAGTACAAATTTAAGTGCCCTGCTTTAAAGAAGGACACCTTGCAAAGGTGTGATGCGGTGTGGTCTTATCAGGAGGTGCGCAGGCTGGCAGTGCTGACACCTGAAGAGATGCAGTATTTCGAAGAGAACATGGCACGTATTGCTGCTGTAGAATACTGTGAAGTCCAGACA TGTCCTGGGTGCAAAACTTATGTGGAGAGAGAGGACCTGACCAACCTCAACGCGCAGTGCCCAATCTGCACAGCAGACAAGAAGAAGGCCTACCAGTTCTGCTGGCAGTGTCTGAAGCCATGGAAAGGTCCTGCTCCTCGCTCCGACCGCTGCGACAATGACGGCTGCGTCAATCATGACCTGGAGCTTCTCAAGAACTGCAAGACCACCGCCCTCCCTCAGGTGAAGGGGGTCGAGGCTTGTCCCTCCATCCGAGCCTGTCCGACCTGCGGCCATCGAGTGGAGCACGACAAAACTGGCTGCAAGAACATCATCTGTCCTCGCTGCCAGGTTGAGTTCTGCTTCGTGTGTCTGAAGCTCACGCCCGAGTGCCTGAAGACGAGCTCTTACTTCATCCCTTGCAGTGATGGTGTGGCTCCCAGACAGACCTCCATACCCGTGTGGCACAGAAACTAA
- the si:ch211-212k18.13 gene encoding ubiquitin carboxyl-terminal hydrolase 47 produces the protein MNHDLVKMLSAKLDSLTFSDYYGLQSPGLTCYLNSVLQVLYMTQDFREAVERFEQCRSEDSTTIDQHLARLFADLQKSKARTHDVTAKLGITNVYEQRDAAEYFEKILSLSNPEASKIFRGELNHKTTCLRCKQRSESRTFFWILPLAMGDSWCQTYSVEKGLKAFFKREKVCRDNKIYCELCNKKRDTEFACEMTQSPEVLTLLLKRFRFDYKHECYVKLHCDVDVPQTLHMEGCKYNLYALVHHFGSLTGGHYTAQIKSYDTQEWYHFNDDIVKRVSPPLFSAGAKHLRSFTAYLLMYRKAIHFF, from the exons ATGAATCATGACCTTGTAAAAATGCTTTCTGCGAAACTAGACAGCCTTACCTTCTCCG ATTACTATGGTCTGCAGAGTCCGGGCCTGACATGCTATTTGAACAGCGTGCTCCAGGTGCTGTACATGACCCAAGACTTCCGGGAGGCTGTGGAACGGTTTGAGCA ATGCCGCAGTGAAGATTCAACCACCATCGACCAACATCTGGCAAGACTGTTTGCTGATTTACAGAAAAGCAAGGCCAGAACACATGATGTCACTGCAAAACTGGGGATCACGAACG TATATGAGCAACGTGATGCCGCCGAGTATTTTGAGAAGATCCTGAGTCTGAGCAATCCGGAGGCATCCAAG ATATTCAGGGGAGAGCTGAACCATAAGACCACCTGCCTCAGGTGCAAGCAGAGGAGCGAGTCCAGGACCTTTTTTTGGATCCTGCCGCTTGCGATGGGAGACTCGTGGTGTCAAACGTACAGCGTG GAGAAAGGGCTGAAGGCATTCTTCAAGAGAGAAAAGGTCTGCAGGGACAACAAGATTTACTGTGAACTGTGCAATAAAAAGCGAGACACGGAATTT GCATGTGAGATGACACAAAGTCCAGAGGTTTTGACCCTCCTGCTGAAGAGGTTCAGGTTTGACTACAAGCATGAGTGTTACGTCAAGCTTCACTGCGATGTGGACGTCCCCCAGACTTTGCACATGGAG gGCTGCAAATACAACCTCTACGCCttagtccaccactttggtaGCCTAACAGGCGGTCATTATACTGCACAAATCAAATCTTACGACACTCAGGAGTGGTATCACTTCAATGATGACATTGTGAAGAGG GTCAGTCCACCACTGTTTAGCGCTGGAGCCAAGCATCTGAGGTCTTTTACAGCTTACCTCCTCATGTACAGAAAGG CCATTCATTTCTTCTAA
- the LOC124054866 gene encoding E3 ubiquitin-protein ligase RNF19A-like: protein MSNERQEKVQKKYDPKDTTLKFVQRRDDLDPLGSDDDDDCLRAEMSCGHAVTPKSLTLWCRSQLDEGYYKFRCPALAEGTKLCNKLWSYKEVRRLADLSVEEMEHFEETMARLAASEYCEFQSCPQCRTSVERKDLSNLCVKCTICTADRKKTYQFCWQCHKEWKGPAPRSDRCNNDGCMNKDLELLQTCKTISLPQVVGVTDCPSIRACPTCGIKVEHSQQYCKNINCPRCHVEFCFVCLKLKRECSKTSSPYKICPSGVAPRQTSIPVWKK, encoded by the exons ATGAGCAATGAAAGGCAGGAAAAGGTTCAGAAGAAATATGACCCAAAAGACACCACCCTGAAGTTTGTCCAAAGGAGGGATGACTTGGATCCACTGG GTTCGGATGATGACGACGACTGCCTCAGAGCAGAGATGTCCTGTGGCCACGCTGTGACTCCCAAATCACTAACACTATGGTGTCGCAGCCAGCTGGATGAG GGTTATTACAAATTCAGATGTCCTGCGCTGGCAGAAGGTACCAAATTGTGCAATAAACTGTGGTCCTACAAAGAGGTGCGCAGACTGGCTGATCTGTCTGTTGAGGAAATGGAGCACTTTGAAGAGACCATGGCCCGCCTGGCTGCCTCAGAATACTGTGAATTTCAATCA TGCCCACAGTGCAGGACGAGTGTGGAGAGGAAGGATCTCTCCAACCTGTGCGTCAAGTGCACCATATGTACGGCCGACCGGAAGAAGACCTATCAGTTCTGCTGGCAGTGCCACAAGGAGTGGAAAGGCCCGGCTCCTCGGTCCGACCGCTGCAACAACGACGGCTGCATGAACAAGGACCTGGAACTTCTGCAGACGTGCAAGACCATCAGCCTGCCCCAGGTGGTGGGGGTCACCGACTGCCCCTCCATTCGAGCCTGTCCTACATGCGGCATAAAGGTTGAACACAGTCAGcaatactgtaaaaatattaactGCCCTCGCTGCCACGTGGAGTTCTGTTTTGTGTGCCTGAAACTAAAGCGTGAATGTTCTAAGACCAGCTCACCATACAAAATCTGTCCTAGTGGGGTGGCTCCTAGGCAGACCTCCATTCCTGTGTggaaaaaatga
- the LOC124054856 gene encoding uncharacterized protein LOC124054856 gives MMTNHTPRLVSMLEASKEMNGKHKRDNGLQNDAEFQTQTQPPGLHFGLRNQGATCYLNSVLQVLSMTTEIHDRLDPESQTIDGELRNLFRNLTETTGRTENITRCLEIKNVHQQRNAAECLEMILRKVSPKASEVFQGQLQYTTKCCRGHSINEETNPFWTLPLSMKDAHDTTYSVEENLERIFRTTSFTGDNMVFCNECERKTDATSGCEMVEAPQVLIILLKRFYFDYNTRSHFKSDRRVDVPLTLQMKKKKYKLYGTVNHMGGLRGGHYTANILSSEDNTWYECDDTQVTKAGGQPFENHVYSSSTAYLLMYRATECQTPTETKPGDEVKEQQGEGAESVKNDKPVRETSQDANETTDLDCSGCDRAQEDGTRSSITGQNSESEDRTAGGDSKGLWNRLKAAFVPKAKPKKDAVTEGQTPTETKPGDEVKEQQGEGLKQVKRGAKRKAKANKGASDDEGNTNKEDEGQMKGETLGPQEARGEEGGAESVRNDKPVRETSQDANEKTDVNCATLGLQNDAEFQTQTQPPGLHFGLRNQGATCYLNSVLQVLSMTTEIHDRLDPESQTIDGELRILFRNLTETTGRTENITRCLEIKNVHQQRDAAECLEMILRKVSPKASEVFQGQLQYTTKCCRGHSINEETNPFWTLPLSLKDAHDTAYSVEENLERIFHTKSFTGDNMVFCDECERKTDATSGCEMVEAPQVLIILLKRFDFDYNTRSHFKSDRRVDVPFALQMKKKKYKLYGTVNHMGGLGGGHYTANILSSEDNTWYKCDDTQVTKTRGQPFENHVYSSSTAYLLMYRATECQTPTETKPGDEVKEQQGEGAESVKNDKPVRETSQDANETTDLDCSGCDRAQEDGTRSSIMGQNSESEDRTAGGDSKGMNSPKQLWNKLKAAFELKAKPKKDAVTEFQTPTETKPGDEVKEQQGEGLKQVKRGAKHKAKANKGASDDEGNTNKEDERQMKGETLGPQEARGEEGGAESVRNDKPVRETSQDANETTDVNCATLGEAKGSSGCEKAPEFETQSYITLESSEPELLTETAL, from the exons ATGATGACCAACCACACACCACGATTAGTGTCAATGCTGGAAGCATcaaaggaaatgaatggaaaacatAAGAGAGATAATG GTTTGCAGAATGACGCTGAGTTTCAGACTCAAACTCAGCCTCCTGGACTTCATTTTGGCCTGCGCAATCAGGGAGCCACATGTTACCTCAACAGTGTCCTGCAAGTTCTGTCCATGACAACAGAGATCCACGACAG GTTGGATCCGGAATCACAGACCATAGATGGAGAGCTGAGAAACCTCTTCAGAAATCTGACGGAGACAACAGGtagaacagaaaacatcactCGGTGTTTGGAGATTAAAAACG TTCACCAACAACGTAACGCTGCTGAGTGCCTGGAGATGATTTTAAGAAAGGTCAGCCCAAAGGCCTCTGAG GTTTTCCAAGGACAGCTGCAGTACACGACAAAGTGCTGCCGAGGCCACAGCATCAACGAAGAGACAAATCCATTCTGGACTCTTCCTCTGTCAATGAAAGACGCCCACGATACGACCTACAGTGTG gAAGAAAACTTGGAAAGGATTTTCCGCACAACATCGTTCACTGGAGACAACATGGTGTTCTGTAATGAGTGTGAAAGGAAGACCGACGCGACCAGT GGATGTGAGATGGTGGAAGCTCCTCAGGTTCTGATAATTCTCCTCAAGAGATTTTACTTTGACTACAACACCAGgtcacattttaaatcagaCCGCCGTGTGGATGTGCCGCTCACACTACAGATGAAG AAAAAGAAGTACAAACTGTACGGGACAGTGAATCACATGGGTGGTCTCAGAGGGGGACATTACACAGCCAACATCCTGTCCAGTGAGGACAACACCTGGTATGAGTGTGATGACACTCAGGTCACCAAG GCTGGAGGACAACCATTTGAAAACCACGTTTACAG TTCCAGCACTGCCTATCTGCTCATGTACAGAG CCACCGAGTGTCAGACGCCCACTGAGACCAAACCAGGAGATGAAGTGAAAGAACAACAGGGTGAAGGTGCAGAAAGCGTAAAGAACGACAAGCCAGTCAGAGAAACAAGTCAGGACGCAAACGAGACGACCGACCTCGACTGCAGCGGATGTGACCGCGCACAGGAAGACGGGACACGTTCAAGCATCACGGGACAAAACAGCGAGTCTGAGGACAGGACG GCAGGGGGGGATTCAAAAGGACTGTGGAATAGGTTGAAAGCAGCATTTGTGCCGAAAGCAAAACCTAAGAAAGATGCAG TCACTGAAGGTCAGACGCCCACTGAAACCAAACCAGGAGATGAAGTGAAAGAACAACAGGGTGAAGGTCTGAAACAAGTGAAAAGAGGAGCGAAGCGCAAAGCAAAAGCCAACAAAGGAGCCAGTGATGatgaaggaaacacaaacaaagaggaTGAGGGGCAGATGAAGGGTGAGACACTCGGCCCTCAGGAggccagaggagaggaaggcgGTGCAGAAAGCGTGAGGAACGACAAGCCAGTCAGAGAAACAAGTCAGGACGCAAACGAGAAGACCGACGTCAATTGTGCCACTCTGG GTTTGCAGAATGACGCTGAGTTTCAGACTCAAACTCAGCCTCCTGGACTTCATTTTGGCCTGCGCAATCAGGGAGCCACATGTTACCTCAACAGTGTTCTGCAAGTTCTGTCCATGACAACAGAGATCCACGACAG GTTGGATCCGGAATCACAGACCATAGATGGAGAGCTGAGAATCCTCTTCAGAAATCTGACGGAGACAACAGGtagaacagaaaacatcactCGGTGTTTGGAGATTAAAAACG TTCACCAGCAACGTGACGCTGCTGAGTGCCTGGAGATGATTTTAAGAAAGGTCAGCCCAAAGGCCTCTGAG GTTTTCCAAGGACAGCTGCAGTACACGACAAAGTGCTGCCGAGGCCACAGCATCAACGAAGAGACAAATCCATTCTGGactcttcctctgtcactgaAAGACGCCCACGATACAGCCTACAGTGTG gAAGAAAACTTGGAAAGGATTTTCCACACAAAATCGTTCACTGGAGACAACATGGTGTTCTGTGACGAGTGTGAAAGGAAGACCGACGCGACCAGT GGATGTGAGATGGTGGAAGCTCCTCAGGTTCTGATAATTCTCCTCAAGAGATTTGACTTTGACTACAACACCAGgtcacattttaaatcagaCCGCCGTGTGGATGTGCCGTTCGCACTACAGATGAAG AAAAAGAAGTACAAACTGTATGGGACAGTGAATCACATGGGTGGTCTCGGAGGGGGACATTACACAGCCAACATCCTGTCCAGTGAGGACAACACCTGGTATAAGTGTGATGACACTCAGGTCACCAAG ACTCGAGGACAACCATTTGAAAACCACGTTTACAG TTCCAGCACTGCCTATCTGCTCATGTACAGAG CCACCGAGTGTCAGACGCCCACTGAGACCAAACCAGGAGATGAAGTGAAAGAACAACAGGGTGAAGGTGCAGAAAGCGTAAAGAACGACAAGCCAGTCAGAGAAACAAGTCAGGACGCAAACGAGACGACCGACCTCGACTGCAGCGGATGTGACCGCGCACAGGAAGACGGGACACGTTCAAGCATCATGGGACAAAACAGCGAGTCTGAGGACAGGACG GCAGGGGGGGATTCAAAAGGAATGAACTCTCCAAAACAACTGTGGAATAAGTTGAAAGCAGCATTTGAGCTGAAAGCAAAACCTAAGAAAGATGCAG TCACTGAGTTTCAGACGCCCACTGAAACCAAACCAGGAGATGAAGTGAAAGAACAACAGGGTGAAGGTCTGAAACAAGTGAAAAGAGGAGCGAAGCACAAAGCAAAAGCCAACAAAGGAGCCAGTGATGatgaaggaaacacaaacaaagaggaTGAGAGGCAGATGAAGGGTGAGACACTCGGCCCTCAGGAggccagaggagaggaaggcgGTGCAGAAAGCGTGAGGAACGACAAGCCAGTCAGAGAAACAAGTCAGGACGCAAACGAGACGACCGACGTCAACTGTGCCACTCTGGGTGAGGCAAAAGGCAGCAGCGGATGTGAAAAGGCGCCGGAATTCGAGACACAGTCCTACATCACACTAGAAAGCAGCGAGCCGGAGCTGCTGACGGAAACAGCACTGTGA
- the LOC124054861 gene encoding probable E3 ubiquitin-protein ligase RNF144A-A has product MGAKLSTKRKKKRQQQQWQQQQLQLFQQLEQLQQLQELEQLQQLQQFQQFEQLQQLQQPRQFIEATLSYYEDFYGSSYGIYDAYDAHNANGEKCYDPLDQTLTFVDGEDDLDFECNDYKSLRAKMSCGHAVTPMSLTSWCRRLLDEGECKFVCGQTNCDVQWSFDEVCKMALLTPQEKDHFEKKLFSNAAKRHLNIKTCPGCKSQVWRTDLTNLNVECTVCSAAKNKTYRFCWQCLNEWKGPAPRSDRCDNRDCQSPLHILKSCPAVVFNDVKGVRGCPSIRACPDCGLLVEHNKNQCKSMTCPRCKLKFCFVCLEVTDRCLRQYPYDPCPGGVAPRQTSIPVWKT; this is encoded by the exons ATGGGAGCCAAACTGTCGACCAAACGAAAGAAGAagaggcaacaacaacaatggcaacaacaacaactgcaacTATTCCAACAGCTGGAACAACTGCAACAGTTGCAAGAGTTGGAACAACTGCAACAGTTGCAACAATTCCAACAGTTCGAACAACTGCAACAGTTGCAACAACCGAGACAATTTATTGAAGCGACTTTGTCCTACTATGAGGATTTTTACGGGAGCTCATATGGGATATATGACGCATACGACGCGCACAACGCAAATGGAGAGAAGTGTTACGACCCGCTGGACCAGACGCTGACCTTTGTAGACGGAGAAGATGATTTAGACT TTGAGTGCAACGACTACAAGTCTCTCAGGGCCAAGATGTCCTGCGGCCACGCCGTCACTCCCATGTCTCTCACCAGCTGGTGCCGCAGGTTGTTGGATGAg GGTGAGTGCAAATTTGTTTGTGGCCAAACCAACTGTGATGTTCAGTGGTCCTTCGACGAAGTCTGTAAGATGGCTCTTCTGACCCCCCAAGAGAAGGACCACTTTGAAAAGAAGCTGTTCAGCAACGCTGCAAAGAGGCACTTGAACATTAAAACA TGTCCTGGTTGCAAGTCCCAAGTTTGGAGGACTGACCTCACCAATCTGAATGTGGAGTGCACAGTGTGCTCAGCCGCCAAGAACAAGACTTACAGATTCTGCTGGCAGTGTCTGAATGAATGGAAAGGCCCGGCTCCACGTTCAGACCGCTGTGACAACCGTGACTGCCAAAGCCCCCTGCACATATTGAAGAGCTGTCCGGCTGTCGTCTTCAATGATGTGAAGGGGGTCCGAGGCTGTCCCTCCATCCGTGCCTGCCCCGACTGCGGTTTGCTGGTGGAACATAACAAAAACCAGTGTAAAAGCATGACCTGTCCCCGCTGTAAGCTCAAGTTCTGCTTTGTGTGCCTGGAGGTCACTGATCGGTGCCTGAGGCAATACCCATACGATCCCTGCCCCGGCGGTGTAGCACCTAGACAAACGTCCATACCTGTTTGGAAGACATGA